One genomic region from Arcobacter sp. LA11 encodes:
- a CDS encoding cation acetate symporter: protein MFKILALISIIALGAFAAGDATFEATKRELNIPAIIMFFAFIVFTLGLTVWAARKTKSASDFYTAGGGITGFQNGLAIAGDYMSAAAFLGVSGLIYLKGYDGVIYAVSFLVGWPIILFFMAEKLRNLGKFTFADIAAYRLGQKEIRTLAAFGTISVVVLYLIAQMVGAGKLIQVLFGMEYEFAVMLVGVMMIIYVTFGGMLATTWVQIIKACLLLTGVTVMAVMVLYAFDFSFESLAVKAVENHTAGESILAPGGFISDPISAISLGMALMLGTAGLPHVLMRFFTVGNAKEARKSVVYATGFVGYFWIIITVVGFGAIAFLNSPEGAQYYVDGKLFGGNNMASIHLSHMLGGNAFLGFISAVAFATILAVVSGLTLAGASAISHDLYSNVINPDASDEQIVKISRITVVAVGIVGVTLGIAFESQNIAYMVGLAFGIAASANFPILFLSIYWRGLTTRGAFLGGLAGLLTAVTLVIVGPIVWVQILGNAEALFPYKHPALFSVTVAFVGIWFFSKTDNSERGKNEKEMFRAQNVRANTGIGSAGAVDH from the coding sequence ATGTTTAAAATATTAGCACTTATTTCTATTATTGCATTAGGCGCATTTGCTGCTGGTGATGCAACGTTTGAAGCAACAAAAAGAGAACTTAATATTCCTGCAATTATTATGTTTTTTGCTTTTATTGTATTTACTTTAGGTTTAACAGTTTGGGCAGCAAGAAAAACAAAATCTGCATCTGACTTTTATACTGCTGGTGGAGGAATTACTGGTTTCCAAAATGGTTTAGCAATTGCAGGTGATTATATGTCTGCTGCTGCATTCCTTGGAGTATCTGGTTTAATTTATTTAAAAGGTTATGATGGTGTTATATATGCAGTATCATTCTTAGTTGGATGGCCAATTATTCTTTTCTTTATGGCTGAAAAGTTAAGAAACTTAGGTAAGTTTACTTTTGCTGATATTGCAGCATATAGACTTGGTCAAAAAGAGATTAGAACACTAGCTGCATTTGGTACAATTTCAGTTGTTGTTTTATACTTAATTGCACAAATGGTTGGAGCAGGAAAGCTTATTCAAGTACTATTTGGTATGGAATATGAGTTTGCTGTAATGCTTGTTGGGGTAATGATGATTATTTACGTTACTTTTGGTGGTATGCTTGCAACTACTTGGGTACAAATTATTAAAGCTTGTTTACTTCTAACAGGTGTAACAGTTATGGCGGTTATGGTTCTATATGCATTTGATTTCTCATTTGAATCTTTAGCTGTTAAAGCAGTTGAAAATCACACTGCAGGAGAATCAATTTTAGCACCAGGTGGATTTATCTCTGATCCTATTTCTGCTATTTCACTTGGTATGGCACTTATGCTTGGTACTGCTGGTTTACCACACGTACTTATGAGATTCTTTACTGTTGGTAATGCTAAAGAAGCTAGAAAATCTGTTGTTTATGCAACTGGTTTTGTTGGTTACTTCTGGATTATTATTACTGTTGTTGGTTTTGGTGCAATCGCATTCTTAAATTCACCAGAAGGTGCTCAATATTATGTTGATGGAAAACTATTTGGTGGAAATAATATGGCTTCAATTCACTTATCACATATGTTAGGTGGTAACGCATTCTTAGGATTTATTTCAGCTGTTGCATTTGCTACTATTTTAGCAGTTGTATCTGGATTAACTCTTGCTGGAGCATCTGCAATTTCGCATGACCTTTACTCAAATGTAATCAATCCTGATGCATCTGATGAGCAAATTGTTAAAATTTCAAGAATCACAGTTGTAGCTGTTGGTATTGTTGGTGTTACTTTAGGTATTGCTTTTGAATCACAAAATATCGCATATATGGTTGGACTAGCATTTGGTATTGCTGCATCTGCAAACTTCCCAATTTTATTCTTATCTATTTACTGGAGAGGATTAACAACAAGAGGTGCATTCTTAGGTGGTCTTGCAGGATTACTTACTGCCGTTACTCTTGTTATAGTTGGACCAATTGTTTGGGTGCAAATTTTAGGAAATGCTGAAGCATTATTCCCATATAAACACCCTGCTCTATTCTCTGTAACAGTTGCCTTTGTTGGTATCTGGTTCTTCTCTAAAACAGATAACTCTGAAAGAGGGAAAAATGAAAAAGAGATGTTTAGAGCTCAAAATGTTAGAGCAAATACAGGTATTGGTTCAGCTGGAGCAGTTGACCACTAA
- a CDS encoding DUF485 domain-containing protein, with translation MKDELVERIENNPKYQELVSKKNSFGIKLGIFVLVMFYSYIMVIAFNKELLATKMGDGLTTIAFPIALAILVISFLTTVIYVKRANGEFEDLNDEIKEDVKDLL, from the coding sequence ATGAAGGACGAATTAGTAGAGAGGATTGAAAACAATCCTAAATACCAAGAGCTGGTTTCTAAAAAGAACAGCTTTGGTATTAAGTTAGGTATTTTTGTACTTGTAATGTTTTATTCATACATTATGGTAATCGCATTTAATAAAGAGCTATTAGCTACAAAAATGGGTGATGGGCTTACAACAATTGCATTTCCTATTGCATTAGCTATCTTAGTTATTAGTTTTTTAACTACTGTTATCTACGTAAAAAGAGCAAATGGTGAGTTTGAAGATTTAAATGATGAGATTAAAGAAGATGTAAAGGATTTATTATAA